CGGGCTCGTGCTCTGGTGCTTCCAGGGCGTGAGCGACTCTTGCACCGGGCCCGTTAACGCGTTGATTCGTTCCGTGCTTCTGCAGGTACCGCCCCCGCGGGTTCAGAACTCCGCGCTCATCCCCTTGATCCGGCCCAAAGCCCCTTCTACTGATCCCGCGCCTCCTTCCCGCACTCTCCTCCCACCTCAAAACTGGCCGCTCACTCGCCACCGGGACTCCACTTACTCCTCCCGCCCCCTTCAGACTGTCCCTCAACTTTGCTACGCCCCGTCCCCTTCGGCTTTTTGGGACTCTTAGCAGGATTCCGGCCCCCATAGTTTTCTCCATTCACCCCCCAAGAGCTTGGGTTTCTGTCATTTCGAAGGCCGGGTCAGATAATGGATGGAAAAATGCCTTTCAAAAACTGTACATAGTGTACAGCTGTAGCAAATCTGGTTGTTTATATAAGGACCGCTTCCCTATTGGCTCCCACGGTGTGTTGGCTTCCCTTTCACCTCTTTTCCCGTTTTCCCCAACAATGGtatctccctttctctctgatGGAGCGCTAGAGTAATGCCCCAGCAGCCTCCTCTTGCCCTGGGAACAGGCTTGACTTTGGGGGAATATCTGGTTCTTTCCCAGAGGTAATCCTGGAGGGGCCCAAGTCTGGGTTTCTGGGAATGGTGTGAATGCTGAGACATACTCTTTTTCCAGGAAAGAGGAGGTAACAACAACTTCACCCATGAGGCACTCACACTCAAGTATAAACTGGACAACCAGTTTGAGCTGGTGTTTGTGGTAAGTGCAGGCATTTTAGAGGGGCAACGATTTCTTTCTCAACATACTCCAGGTTATTGAGAGAACCCTTATTCATTGCACCCAGTGTGTATGATGAAGTAACTGAGAAGACAAGGAGGGTGGAGGGGGAAAGGGAGGAAGCTCCTGGGCCCTATCAGAAAACTTGGCTGGCCCTCAGGTCAGGGAAACCTGCCAGGTGGCTGAGCCAGTCTCTGGAGGCCTGGGTTGAGTTGGTGTCCCTCTGTGCTGGGCCGGCATGTAAGCAGAACTGTTGgctctctttctttccctaaaCAGGTTGGTTTTCAGAAGATCCTAACACTGACATATGTAGACAAATTGATAGACGATGTGCACCGGCTGTTTCGAGACAAGTACCGCACGGAGATTCAACAGCAAAGTGCATTAAGTCTATTGAATGGCACTTTTGATTTCCAGAATGACTTCCTGCGGCTCCTTCGGTGAGAGGCCTCCCCTCTCCAAAATCAATTTCCATGACTTGTTGTGCTCCCTTCCTTCCAGAGGGCAGTTCAAGGGTAGTAAATTGTATATTGAAGGACACTCCTAAATTTTATGCTCAGTCTAGTGTGGTCTTCTTGATATGAGGGTCCTGTCTGTGGACTTTGACCATCCTCAGTTTCTCTTCAGTGAAGCAGAGGAGAGCAGTAAGATCCGTGCTCCCACTACAATGAAGAAATTTGAAGATTCTGAAAAGGCCAAGAAACCTGTGAGATCCATGATTGAGACACGGGGTGAAAAGACCaaggaaaaagcaaagaacagcaaaaaaaGCAAGGGAGCCAAGAAAGAGGGTGAGTTTGAGCTCCATGGACGAACTCAGGCATGCAGAGTTGTTCAAGTGGTCGGAAGTACTGATGTGGTGCCTTGTCCCTTTGTCATTGCTTCTCTCTCTTGTTCAAAGGCCCTGTACTCTATCACCTCCAGTCCTTGTGATCCCCAAGATGTTTGCTCCTAGTTTCCTCTTAAGGATTTGGAGAACTTTTTCCCATTGTCCATTTTGTTGGAATTTGGCCTTTTTCCAGTGAGTTTTCTCCCAACAGGTTCTGATTGCTCTTCAGCTCCCAGCAAAGCAGCCTCTACAGAAAAATCAGGTGTCCCAGCGGGGCCTGAGAATGGGGTCGAACTTTCCAAAGAGGAGCTGATACGCAGGAAGCGAGAGGAGTTCATTCAGAAGCATGGGAGAGGTATGGAGAGGTCCAGGTGAGCATCCTAACTTTTGCCATAAATACTATTTATCTACCATGTTGGAGGAAAGAGTTCTTGTCTCTGGCTTTTGATGGGGTGTTTCCTTTCCTACTTCGCCACCACAGCCATCTGTGCTGTAATTCGTTTTCAGCAAGTCCTCGAAGTCTGATGCTCCAAAGGAGAAGGGCAAGAAAGCGCCCCGGGTGTGGGCACTGGGTGGCTCTGCTAACAAGGAAGTCTTGGATTATAGCACACCCACCACCAACGGAGCTCCGGAGGTTGCCCCACCTGAGGACATCAACTTGGTAAGAGGCAGCAGGGGGCAGAGTAGCAGTTACCATGGATGAGAACTCGGGGAGGAAGTGGAGACTAGGAGGGCAGTACCTCTGACCTTCTGAACAGGGGAGGGGGTGTTAACATCTGCCTTCCATTAGAGGCAGAGCAGTATAGACAAGGCTTTTTAAACCTCAGAGCCCTCATGTTCCCGATCCATCTTCATTTCCCCACACCCCCAGATTCGAGGGACTGGCCCTGGGGGGCAACTTCAGGACCTGGACTGCAGCAGCTCTGACGATGAGGAGGCCACTCAGAACTCCACCAAACCTAGGTAGGGGACTTCCAGGTGGTGGGTAGTATGTGTCTTCAGAGCAGATGAGACTTGATATCTGCCCCTGGGTCTGTGTGTACCTGTGATCTCCTGTGCCTGCAGTGCTACCAAGGGGACTCTGGGTGGCATGTTTGGGATGCTGAAGGGCCTTGTGGGTTCCAAGAGCTTGAGTCGTGAGGACATGGAATCTGTGCTGGACAAGATGCGTGATCATCTCATTGGTAAGTTCTGGGGAATTCCAGGAGGACTTAAGTTTATGGGGCAGGGTTGATGGATAGTAGAACGACTTGTTTCTCAGTTGCACCCTAAGCGTTGTTCACTGTTGACATGGCACACACAACACACCTGTTCATGTCTCCTCAGCTAAGAATGTGGCAGCAGACATTGCAGTTCAGCTCTGTGAATCTGTGGCCAACAAGCTGGAAGGGAAGGTGATGGGAACATTCAGCAGTAAGTATCTCCCTGAACTAGGAGGTGCTCAGAGCATTATGCGTACCAGGTGGTTAAGTACGTTGATCTCCATTCTTTGGTGTGTAACTTGGCAAATTCCTTAACTTAGAAACCCCTACAGTAGATTAGTATACTAGAAttattgggaggattaaatgagttaatacttgTGAAGTGCTTTGGACAGTATCAGATATGGTGTGGAATCCTGGAGCAAGATCCTTGTTCCCTTAGCTCAGAAAGGTGTTGGGCGTTCCTGGAGTACATTCC
This portion of the Manis javanica isolate MJ-LG chromosome 6, MJ_LKY, whole genome shotgun sequence genome encodes:
- the SRPRA gene encoding signal recognition particle receptor subunit alpha; protein product: MLDFFTIFSKGGLVLWCFQGVSDSCTGPVNALIRSVLLQERGGNNNFTHEALTLKYKLDNQFELVFVVGFQKILTLTYVDKLIDDVHRLFRDKYRTEIQQQSALSLLNGTFDFQNDFLRLLREAEESSKIRAPTTMKKFEDSEKAKKPVRSMIETRGEKTKEKAKNSKKSKGAKKEGSDCSSAPSKAASTEKSGVPAGPENGVELSKEELIRRKREEFIQKHGRGMERSSKSSKSDAPKEKGKKAPRVWALGGSANKEVLDYSTPTTNGAPEVAPPEDINLIRGTGPGGQLQDLDCSSSDDEEATQNSTKPSATKGTLGGMFGMLKGLVGSKSLSREDMESVLDKMRDHLIAKNVAADIAVQLCESVANKLEGKVMGTFSTVTSTVKQALQESLVQILQPQRRVDMLRDIMDAQRHQRPYVVTFCGVNGVGKSTNLAKISFWLLENGFSVLIAACDTFRAGAVEQLRTHTRRLSALHPPENHSGRTMVQLFEKGYGKDAAGIAMEAIAFARNQGFDVVLVDTAGRMQDNAPLMTALAKLITVNMPDLVLFVGEALVGNEAVDQLVKFNRALADHSMAQTPRLIDGIVLTKFDTIDDKVGAAISMTYITSKPIVFVGTGQTYCDLRSLNAKAVVAALMKA